CATCCACCGCGCGATGGCGGCCGTCATAGCTCTTGGTGAGACCTTCGAGCCGGACGGCCGCGGGATTGGAGGCCGAAGCGATCATCGGCCCCTCAGGATGCGCTGCACGCGGGTGTCGATGTCATCCTTGCGGGCGTTGTACCACTTCCAGTCCATCTGGATGAGCTGGGCCACCTTGGCGGGGGTGTTGAAGAGCTTGGCGTCATACTTGGCGTCGAGCTGCACCTTGGTGTTGGAGGGCGAGTACCAGACCGCCTCGGCAAGCTTCTTCTGCACGTCCGGGCGCAGCATGTAGTCGACATAGGCATAGGCGAGCTCCTTCACCCGCGAGCCCGGCGTCACCGCCAGCACCTGTTCGAGCGCGGGCACGCCCTCGGAGGGGATGGCGAAGTCCACCGGCTCGTTGGAGCCGTCGTAGCGGTAGACGCCGCTGTCATGGATGACGCCCATGGAGACCTCGGCGGAGAGGAGCGCCTTCTCCATCTGGCCGGTGAAGTCGAAGAGCTTGATCGGCCTCAGCGCCTCCAGCGCCTTGTAGGCGGCGTCGAGGTCGTCATAGCCGCGACCATAGATCTTGCCGAGCAGCATGAGATGCGCCTGGCCGAGGCTATTGACCGGGATGAGGTAGCCGCCGCGCTGGCCGGCGAGCTTCGGATCGGCGAGGTCCTTCCACGAGGTCGGCCTGGCGAGGCCCTTGTCGGTGCGGAAGCCGAGGCCGATGGCGGAGGTGAAGATCGAGACGCCGACCATCTTGTCGCTGATGGCGTAAGGGTAGACGTCCTTGAGGTTGGGGACGTTGCGCACGTCCATCTTCGGCTCGACGAGGCCCTCCTCCAGCGCCTTCCACTGCTCGTTCGAATTGGCGTGGAGCACGTCGTAGATCGGATTGTTGCGCGGGCTCGCCTGCAGCTTCGGCAGGAAGGGGAAGGCCTGGTCGGCCTGGACCGAGCACTTGAACTCGCGCTCGAAGGCCGGGAGCAGGTCGCCCTTCATGATCTCGCCCCACTTGCCGCCCCAGGTCGTGATCTTGAGCGTCGGGGTCTGCGCGCGAAGGACGGTCGGGCTCGCCAGGGCCGCCACGGCGCCGGCCTGGAGGAGGATGCGTCGGCTCACTGTCATCGTCATCGGACACCTCTGGTGGTTGGCCCTCTTGTGGCGGGGCTTGGATCGGATCGGCTGCGTTTCAGAGCTTCACGTAAGTCTTGAGGCCGATGGTCTTCTCCAGGAGGACCACGACCAGGATGGCCATGAGGATCGAGACCATCGAGGCGGCCGCAATGGCGCCGTCGAGGTCGAATTTCATGTAGTTGAACAGCACGACCGGCAGCGTCTCCCCCTTGGGCAGGACGAGAAAGAGCGAGATCGGGAACTGGTCGAAGGAGACGATGAAGGCGAAGATGCCGCCGGCGACGACGCCCGGCTGGATGAGCGGCAGCGTCACCTCGAAGAAGACGCGCAAGGGGCCCGCGCCATGGACGGCGGCCGCCTCCTCGATGCGCCGGTCGAAATTGTGCAGGACGGCGAGCGTCGTGCGCAGCACATAGGGCACGGCGACCAGGGTGTGCCCCATGATGAGGCCCCAGACCGGCCGGCCGATGTCGAGCAGCAGGTAGAGCTGGAAGAGGGCGAGGCCGGTGAGGATCGCCGGCAGCATCAGCGGCGACATGAAACAGGCGGTGAGGATGCGGGCGCCGGGAATGTTGCCGCGGGCGAGGCCCAGCGCGCAGAGGCCGCCGATCAGCATGGACAGGATGAGCACCGCCACCGCGACCTGCAGGCTCAGCCACAGCGCATTCATGAATTCCGGGCTGGTGAAGAACTTGTCGAACCAGCGCAGCGTCACGCCCACCGGCGGGAAGGAGATGTAGGGCGTCGGGTTGAGCGCGAAGACGCCGATGATGGCGATGGGCGTAAGCAGGAAGGCGACGATGGCGCCGTTGAGCGTCAGGTAGGCGGCCCGGCCGGGATCGAAGCGGCGGCGGCTCATGCCATCTTCTCCCCTCCGGCGAAGCGCCCCAGCACGTTGTTGTAGGCCACCACGATGACCAGCGAGACGGCGAGCAGGACCACGCCGAGGGCTCCCGCGAAGCCCAGATTGAAGCTCGCGCCGACCTGTTGGTAGATCAGCATGGGCAGGGTCAGGACGTCCGTGCCGCCCATCAGGAAGGGCGTGACATAGGCGCTGATCGACAGCGCGAAGACCAGCAGCGAGCCGGCGAGGATGCCGGGCAAGGACAGCGGCAGCGTGACTTCGAGGAAGGCCTGGAAACGGTTGGCGCCGAGATTGCGGGCAGCCTGTTCGAGCCGCTCGTCGATGCGGCCGATGACGCCGGTGAGCGTCAGCACCATGAAGGGCACGTAGATGTGCACCAGCGCGAGAATGGTGCCGAACTCGTTGTACATGAGCGGCAGCGGCTCGCTGATGACGCCCCAGCCCATGAGGGTGGCGTTGATGACCCCGCGATCCTGCAGCAGCGTCATCCAGGCGAAGGTCCGCACGACGATTCCGGTGAGCATCGGCGCGATCACCGCCATCAGCAGCAGGGCGTGGCCGACCCGCGAGTGGATGCGCGCCATCAGATGGGCCAGCGGATAGCCGAGCAGCAGGGCGGCCAGCGTGGTGATGGCGCCGATCCTCAGCGTTGCAACCAGCGCCTCGAAATAGAGGGAATCCCCGATGAGCCGCTCGTAATGGCGCGTGGTGAAGCTGACATTGGGGTTGTTGGCGGGATTGCCCGACAGGAACGACAGCAGCGCCATGGTGGCGAAGGGGATGACGAAGAAGACGACGAAGAGCAGCACGGCCGGCCCGATCGCCCAGGCGACCGGAGACATGGCGGGACGGCGGCGCGGGCTAGCCAAGGGCGGCCTCCTTCGACGACCGCTCACGGTGCAAGGGGAATGCCTGGAGGCCACCCGGCGAGAGAGAGGCGGCCATGTCCTGGAGCATGGCCGCAAGGCGCGCCCGCCCGCCCTTGTCCACCTGCGCCACGGCGAAGGCGATGTAGGGCGCCAGCGCCGGGCGCCCGTCCCGGCCGGGAATGGCGATCGACACGCCGGCAAGGCCCGGCAGGGCCTCGTCGCTCGACTCCTCCCAGCCCCGGAGACGCGCCCTGTCCACGCGCGCCATGAGCTCCTCGAGGGAGGGCGGCGCATTGGGGCGGAGCCCTGACGGATAGGGCGTGAAGCGGCGCTCCACCTCCTCGCGCGGCAGGAGGCCGAGCAGCATCCGGCCGGTCGAATTGGCCGCCGCGGGACCGCGCGTACCGGGCGGCGTCACCACCCGCAGCGGATGGGTGCCGGGCCGGCTGCGCAGGACCACGATGTCGGCCCCGTCGAGGATGGAAATGCCGGTGGAGAAGCCCGTCTCGCGGGTGATCTCCTGCAGCGCCTGGTCCACCGCCTCGAGCATCGGATCGCCGGAAGCGAAGGAGCGGCCGAGCTCGAGCATGAGAAGGCCGACCCGGTAGCGGCGCGTCGGCTCGTCCCGCTCGAGCAGGCCATGCCCCGCCATGTCCTTGAGAAGCCGCGACGTCGTGCTCTTCGGCCAGCCCATGGCAGCGGACAGTTCACCCACCGCGGCGCTGGCATGGCCACGCTTGAACCAGTGGAGGACTCGGGCGGCGTTGGCGAGGCTCACGGAAGTTCCACTATTTGGAACACTGTCTTGCTATCACGAACAGTAGGTGACGAGGCTCCGACCCTGTCAAGCCTGCGCATCCTGAAGCCGGCGCATGGGCGCACTCCCGTCCGTGCAAGGGTCATTTCGCAGGCAGAATCCCGATCGCCCCGCGCGCGCGATTCCTGATCTCCAACAGGTCGCGCCCGCGCATTCGCGACCATCCTGCCTCGGGAACGCACCGGATTGCCCAATCAATGGGCTTGCCCAAAGAATGGGGGATTGCAGGATCGGAGCCTCATCGGGCGAAGCCGGTCGGCCGCGGGGCCGTCCCGGCATCCCGATCGCGATGCGAGGTCGTCATGTTCAGCGTGCTGCGGACCGCGGCTGGCCCGACCGGGCCCCTTGGGTGGGCCCGCATGCGCCGCGCTGGGACAGGGCCCGCGGCATGAGCGCCCCCGCAAGCCCGGCCGCCCTTCCCGACATTTCCGGCTACACGCTGGTGGCGGAGCGCCACTGGGGCCGCTGGGTGGCGGTGGCCATCATCGTCCTGCTGCTCGCCGCCCTCGCCCGCGCCTTCGCGGTCGGCCAGATCGAGTGGACCTTCGTCGGCCAGTTCCTCACCGCGAAGTCCATCCTCGACGGCCTCGTCAACACCATCCTCATGACCATCGGCGCCATGACGCTGGGCATCACGCTCGGCATCGTCACGGCGGTGATGCGCATGTCGCCGAACCCGGTGCTGAAGGGCGTCGCCATGGGCTACGCCTGGCTCTTCCGCGGCACGCCGGTGATCCTGCAGCTGCTGCTCTGGTTCAACCTGGCGCTGATCTTCCCGACGCTCGGCATTCCCGGGCTCTTCTCGGTGCGCACCGTCGACGTGATGACGCCGGCCGTCGCGGCCCTCCTCGGCCTCGGCATCAACCAGGGCGCCTATACCTCCGAGGTGATGCGCGCCGGCATGCTCTCCGTCGATGTCGGCCAGTACGAGGCGGCGAAATCCATCGGCATGACGCGCCTCCTGGCGCTCCGCCGCATCGTCTTCCCGCAGGCCATGCGGGTCATCATCCCGCCGCTCGGTAACGAGTTCATCGGCATGGTGAAGCTGACCTCGCTGGCGAGCGTCATCCAGTTCTCCGAGATCCTGCACAACGCCCAGAACATCTACTACGCCAACTCGCGGGTCATCGAGCTGCTGATTGTCGCCGCCGTCTGGTATCTGGTCGTGGTCTCGGTGCTCACGCCCATCCAGATGCTGCTGGAGCGCCATTTCGGCCGCGGCGCGGGGACGGGACGATGACGCGCGACATCTCCATCCGTCCCATTGTCTCGATCGTCGACGTCCACAAGAGCTTCGGCACCTTCAAGGCGGTGGACGGCGTCTCCCTCGACGTCTTCCCCGGCGAGGTCGTCTGCATCATCGGCGCCTCGGGCTCGGGCAAGACGACGCTGCTCCGCTGCATCAACCAGCTCGTGCAGGTGGACAGCGGCGCCATCTGGGTCGACGGCGAACTTGCCGGCCTTCGCATCGACGGCACCCGCCTCCACCGGCTGCCGGAGGCCGAGATCGCCCGCCAGCGCCTCGCCACCGGCATGGTGTTCCAGCGCTTCAACCTGTTCCCGCATCTGACTGCGCTCGAGAACATCATAGAGGGTCCGGTCCAGGTGCTCGGCCGCCCCCGCCGCGAGGCGATCGCCGAGGCCGAGGCCCTCCTGAAGCGGGTCGGTCTGGCGGAAAAGGCGGGGGCCTATCCGACGAACCTGTCGGGCGGCCAGCAGCAGCGCGTCGCCATCGCCCGCGCTCTCGCGATGAAGCCGAAGCTTATGCTCTTCGACGAGCCGACCTCGGCGCTCGATCCGGAACTGGTCGGCGAGGTCCTCGCGGTGATGCGCGAGCTCGCCGCCAGCGGCATGACCATGATCGTCGTCACCCACGAACTCGGCTTTGCCCGCGAGGTCGCCGACCGCGTCGTCTTCATGGACCACGGCGCCATCGTCGAGATGGGCCCGCCCGACCAGGTGCTCGGCCAGCCGAGGGAAGCGCGCACCAGCGCCTTCATCGCGGCGGTGCTGGCATGAGCGCCGCCACTCGCCCCTTTTCGCCGCCCGCAGCCGGAGCCCGCCCATGCTGAAACGCCTGATGCTCACCGCCGCGCTCTGCCTCGCCGCCGGCACGGCGATCGCCCAGGAGCTCCCCGCCGCCATCAAGCAGCGCGGGACGCTGATCGCCGCCGTCATCCCGAACTACCCGCCGCTGGAGATGAAGAACCCGCAGACGGGCGAGCTGACCGGCTTCGACATCGAGCTCGGCAATGCCATCGCCGCGAAGCTCGGCATCCGGATGCAGTGGCAGGAGACGAGCTTCGAGCAGATGCTCTCCGCCGTCCGCACCGGCCGCGTCGACATCATCCTCTCCGGCATGAGCGACCTGCCCTCGCGCCACGAGACCGCGACCTTCATCAACTACATCCGGTCCGGCACGCAGTTCTTCACCCAGCATTCCCGCGCCGCGGAGTTCCCGACCCGCGAGTCGCTCTGCGGCAAGGCGGTCGGCGCCTCGCGCCGCACCTCGCTCCCCACCGAGATCAAGGCCTTCTCGGATGCCGAATGCGTCGCGAAAGGCCGGCCCGAGATCCGCATCGTCGGCACCGAGGGTTCGGCCGATGCCCGCACCCAGCTCCGCCAGGGCCGCATCGACGCCGCCATGCAGGGCTCGGAAACCCTGCCCTACATCATGGGCCTCGAGCCCAACACCTACGCCCTGATCGGCGAGCCCACCCGCTACACGCTCATGGGCATCGCCACGGCGCGCGAGGCCGAGGACCTGCGCCAGGCCATTGTCGGCGCGCTCAAGGGCCTTATCGCCGACGGCACCTACCGGCAGCTTCTCGTGAAATGGCAGCTGCAGCCGTCCGAACTCACGGAGATCACCATCAATGCCGGTCGCTAGCCTCGACGCCCTGCCGCTCCTGCCCGCCAACCGGGCGCCGCTCTCGCCGGTCTATCCCTGGCCGAACGGCAACAAGGCGGCGGTCTTCCTGTCCTTCGACGTCGATGCCGAATCCGCCTGGACCGCGAAGGACCCGAACCATTACGAGCGCCTCGTCACCATGTCCTATGGCGGCTTCGAGGCCCGCGTCGGCATCCCGAAGCTCCTGGAAATGCTGCGCCAGCAGGAGCTGAAGGCAACCTTCTTCATCACCGGCTGGGCCATCGAGGCGCACACCGCCGCCTGCGAGGCGATCCTCAAGGACGGCCATGAGATCGGCCATCACGGCTTCCACCACCTGATGCCCGACCCCGGCGCGCCGCATATCGTCGAGGAGATGGACAAGGGCCTCGACAGCCTGAAGCGGCGCCTCGGCGTGGTGCCGGTCGGCTACCGCGCGCCGCTCGGCGAAAGCTGCGAGGAACTCCGCGTGCTTCTGAAGAAGCACGGCTTTCTCTATTCGTCATCCTGGCGCGACGACGTCCGTCCCTATCGCCAGGTCCTCGCCGACGGCACGCCGGGCGTCATCGAGCTGCCGGCGACAATGACCTTCGACGACTGGATGTACGGCCTCACCCACCGCTACTCGCCGCGGCCGCTCTTTCCCCGCGAGCACGTCCTGTCGATCTGGAACGACGAGCTGGCGGAGACCCGCGAATGGGGCGGCCTCATCACCACCGTCCTCCATCCGCAGGTCTCGGGCCGGCCGATGCGACTCAAGCTGCTTCGCGAGTTCCTCGAACACGTGAAGAGCTATGGCGACGTATGGATCGCCACCGGCGCCGAGATCGCCGGCCATTTCGCCGCCTGCGAGGCGGCCGACGCCAAGGCGGCGTGAGCGAACGGGAAGCGGGCCGCGTCGCTGCGACCGGCCCGCATGCAGTCGTCAACACCGGGGGACCCGAGCCATGAGCATCCGCACCAGCCTTCTCGCCGCCGGCCTGGCGCTGGCGGCCACCGCGGCCGCCGCCCAGCAGCCGATCCCCCTCCCCGATGCCATCAGGTCGGCCGGCGTCGTCCGCATCGGCATCGAGGCCACCTATCCGCCCATGGCCTACAAGGACCCGGCCACCAACGAGCGGCGGGGCTTCAATGTCGACCTCGTCACGGAGATCGCCCGGGTGCTGGGCCTGCGGATCCAGTGGGAGGAGATGGCCTTCGCGCAGCTGATCCCGGCGCTCACCACCAACCGGATCGACTTCTCGGGCTCGTCCATGACCGACCTGCCCTCGCGGCGCGACCGGCTGTCCTTCGTCGACTATGTCTCCACCGGCCCGCAGATCTTCGCCATGACCGCCCAGTCAGGTGACATCAACCAGCCGACCGACCTCTGCGGCAAGGCCATCGCGACCCCGCGGACGACGGCCTATTTCCCGACCCTCCAGGCCTGGAGCCAGGCGAACTGCGTGGCGCAGGGCCGGCCCGCCATCACCGTGGTGGGGACCGAGGGCGCCACCGCGACCCGCACCGACCTGCGGCAGAACCGCGTCCAGGCGGCGGTCCTCGGCGCGGAATATGTCGTCTATCTCGGCCAGCAGGAGCCCGGCGCCATCAAGGCCATCGGCACACCCATCGGCCGCAACCTGTCCGGCCTCGCCTTTCCGAAAGAGTCGACCGTGCTGCGCGATGCGGTGGCCGCCGCCCTCGACCGGCTCATCGCCGACGGCACCTACATGGCGCTCCTGAAGAAGCACGGCCTGGAGGCCCAGGCCCTCGCCCGCGCCGAGATCGACGCCGGCCAGCCCTGATCGCCCGCGCGCTGAACACACGCCTAGGGCGTTGCCGCAAACCCCGCCTCCAGGGTCGTTCGGGCGGCCCGGCGGGGTGTCCGCTGCAGCGCCTCCGCCTCCCCGGCGAGGATGGCGAGCAAGGTGCGCTCGGCGGCGGTGAGACGAGGCGCGAGGTCGGCGGAGTGCCGCATTCGCCCGCCGCGGCGGAACAGCAATCCCGCCTCGTGGGCGGATAGGACCTTCGGATGCACATAGGAGGCGCGGCAGACGGCCGGCGTATTGCCGAGCCGCTGCGCCACGGCCCGCACGGCGCTCGCCTGCTGGCGGCGACGGTGGCGCTCGTTGTCCGCCGGGGGCGCCAGCGACAGCGCGAGCGTGCACAGGACGCTTCCGCCCCACGTGCGGAACTCCTTGGCGCTCACCGGCTCGCCCGCGACCTCCCGGAGATAGGCATTCACGTCCTCCGAGGAGATGGTCCGCGGCACGCCATCGGCATCGCGATACTGGAAGAGGTGCTGGCCCGGCAGGTCCTGGCAGCGCTTCACCACCTGTCCGACCCGCCTGTCGGCAACAGCGAGGCTCCAGTCCTTGCCGCTCTTGCCGGTGAAGGTGAAGCGCACCGTCTCGCCCCGCACGCACACGTGGCGGCTGCGCAGGGTGGACAGCCCGAAGCTGCCATTGGTCCGCGCATATGTCTCGTTGCCGATGCGGATGAGCGTGCGGTCGAGCAAATAGACCACCGTCGCCAGCACCTTCTCGCGGGTCAGGCCGGGACGGTCGAGGTCGCGCAGGATCTGGCGGCGCAGGCGCGGCAGTACCTTGGCGAAGGCGGTCAGCCGATCGAACTTCTCGGCCTCGCGATGGGCGCGAAAATCCGCGTGGTAGATGTATTGGCGCCGGCCCTTCTCGTCGCGGCCGACGGCCTGGATGTGGCCGCGCGGATCGGGCGCGATCCACACGTCCCGCCAGGCCGGCGGGATGACCAGAGCTCGGATGCGCTCCAGCATGGCGGGATCGGTGAGGCGGCGACCCCTGGCGTCCCGATAGGCGAAGCCGCGGCCATGGCGCTGGCGGGAGAAACCCGGCGCAGCCGTGTCGGCGAAAACAATATGGCTCATGGAGAAAGGTCCCGCAGCGGGTGTCGCGCCTTGCAGCGGAAAGAACCGGCTGCCGTTGCGGCGGGTTCCGCGGAACGGCCCCCGTCCCTGTGATGGAACGGCCCGGAGCGGCGCCGCGTTTCTGCTGCGACCAATCCACAGCCGAGGAACGACCATGGACGCACGCGACAGGCTCATCATCGCTCTCGCCGCCCAGCTCCGCGCCGAGCGGGAGACGCGGCGCACCTTCGCCGACGCGGTGCGCGGCGGGCTCTCCCGCGAGGTGCTGACGGCCATCCTCGAGGACCCGGTGCCGGCCATCACCCAGATCGACCTTGCGGCGGCGGATGCGGCCGCGGCCGCCTCGCGGCCAACCATCTTCCGCGCCGCCTGATGGCGAGGGCGGGCGCTGCGGGTAAGCTCGCGCCCTACAGGGCGAAGCGCGACTTTGCGAAGACGGCGGAGCCCTCCGGCACCAAGGCGGGCAAGGCACCGAAAACGGCACAGGGCGGAGTTTTCGTCGTCCACAAGCACGCCGCCCGCCGCCTCCACTACGACCTGCGGCTGGAGCATGACGGCGTGCTGTGGAGCTGGGCGGTGACGCGAGGGCCCAGCCTCGACCCCGACGACAAGCGCCTCGCCGTCCATGTCGAGGATCACCCGCTGGATTATGGACACTTCGAGGGGACGATCCCGAAGGGCGAATATGGTGCCGGTTCCGTCATCGTCTGGGACCGGGGCACGTGGAGACCCGATGGCGATCCCGCCCGCGGCATGGCAAAGGGCCATCTGTCCTTCGCGCTGGACGGCGCGAAGCTGAAGGGCGCCTGGCACCTCGTGCGCCTCAAACGCAGGCCGGGCGATGCCAAGGACAACTGGCTGCTGATCAAGGTGAAGGACGGCGAGGCCTCCGACCGCGACATCCTCGCGGAGGAACCAGCCTCGGTCGATAGCGGCCGGACCATCGAGGACATCGAAAAGGGCGTCGTGCCGAAGCGCCCGGCGGCATCGCCCGCCAAGGCCAGACCCGCAAGATCCGCACGCAAGACGAGGTCGGCCAAGGCAGCCCCACTGGCGTTCATCCCGCCCTGCCTCGCCTCGCTGCGCGCCGAGCCGCCCGAAGGCGCGGACTGGGTCCACGAGGTGAAGTTCGACGGCTACCGCGTCCAGGCCCTGGTGGAGGGCGGCACCGCCCGCCTCCTGACCCGCACCGGGCTCGACTGGACGGCGCGGTTCGGCACCACGCTCGCCAAGGCCGTGGCCGCCCTGCCCTACGACGACGCCATCATCGACGGCGAGATCGTCGCGCTGGACGCGTCCGGCGTCTCCTCCTTCGCCGCGTTGCAGGAGGCCCTGTCGGAGGGCAAGCGGCAGGATCTCGTGCTCTACGCCTTCGACCTCCTGCGCCTCGACGGCGAGGACCTCGCCGCAGAGCCGCTGCTCGCCCGCAAGGAGCGGCTCCATCACCTGATCGGTGACAGCACCGGCGGGCCCTTGCGCTACAGCGAGCATTTCGAGGCGGCCGGCGACATCATGCTCGCCCATGCCTGCCGCATGGGGCTCGAAGGCGTCATCTCCAAGCGCGCCGACGCGCCCTATCGCAGCGGGCGCAGCGGCGACTGGCTGAAGGCCAAATGCACCCGCTCGCAGGAATTCGCCATTCTCGGCTACCTGCCCTCGACCGCCCGGCGCGACGGCATCGGCTCGCTCGTCGTCGGCTTTCGCGAGGGCGGCGAATGGCGTCATGCCGGCCGGGTCGGCACCGGCTACACCGCGGCCATCGCCCGCGACCTCAAGCGCAAGCTCGATCCGCTGAAGGCCAAGCATGCCCCCTTCACCGGCAAGGCGGCGCGGGACCGGCAGGTGGTCTGGGTCGAGCCGGTGCTCGCCGCCGAGGTGGAGTATCGCACCTGGACGGCGGACGGCCTGCTGCGCCAGGCTGCGTTCAAGGGGCTGCGTGAGGACAAGCCTGCCACCGAGATCGTGCGGGAGGTGCCTGTGGCCAAGGCGGGCAAGCCGAAGGACCGGAGCACCAGGGCGCCCCCCAGCCCCAGGATCGCGCGCTCCAGCCTTTCGCTCTCCAATCCCGACAAGGTGCTCTGGCCTGATGCAGGCCTCACCAAGGCCGGCCTCCTCGCCCATTACGAGAGCGTCTTCCACCGCATGGCGCCGCTGGTCCTGAACCGGCCGCTGAGCCTCCTGCGCGCCCCCGACGGCATCGCCCGTCACAGCTTCTTCCAGAAGAACGCCTCGCCCGGCATGGGCGAAGCTGTCCACGTGCTGAAAGCGCGCAAGAGCGAGGGCCTGCTCTTTGTCGAGGACATCGACGGCATTGCCGCGCTCGTCCAGCTCGGGGTGGTGGAGATCCACACCTGGGGATCGACCATCGACGCCGTCGAGACACCCGACCAAGTGATCTTCGACCTGGATCCCGGTGAGGGCGTCGGGCTGGAGGCGGTGCGGCGCGGCGCCCTCGCGGTGCGCGACCATCTCGCCGCAATCGGCCTGGCGAGCTTCCCGAAACTCTCCGGCGGCAAGGGCTTCCACGTCACCGTGCCGCTGGTGCCGAAGGCCGGATGGGACGAGGTGAAGACCTTCGCCCGCGACTTCGCCCGCGCCATGGCGGCGACAGAACCCAAGGCCTACACGGCGACGCTCGCCAAGAAGGCGCGGCGCGGCAAGATCTTCATTGACTATCTGCGCAATGGGCGTGGCGCGACAGCAGTCTGCGCCTACTCGACCAGAGCCCGCACAGGCGCGCCGTTCGCGGCGCCCGTCTCCTGGGCGGATGTCGAGGACGGGATCGCCCCCAACGCCTTCACGGTCGGGATGGCATTGCCGGCCACGGACCCCTGGACCGGCTTCAGGGACGCCGCGCAGCCGCTCAAAACCGGCTGAGCTAGCTCTTCTTGCCCTTGGCCGGCGACCTCGCCTTGGCACCGCCTCTCGTCTTGGCCCCGCCTTTCGCCTTGGACCGTGCGCGGGGCTTGGGCGTGTCCGTGGCGCGGGCTGTCCTGGCCCCTCCCCTTGCCGAGGGCCCCTCATCCGGCGATCCCGACTTCGACGATCCGCCGGAGGAGCCGAGGCTCTTCCTCAAGGCGGCGAAGAGATCGACGACGTTGTCGCCGCCCTTC
The sequence above is a segment of the Phreatobacter oligotrophus genome. Coding sequences within it:
- a CDS encoding DNA topoisomerase IB, producing MSHIVFADTAAPGFSRQRHGRGFAYRDARGRRLTDPAMLERIRALVIPPAWRDVWIAPDPRGHIQAVGRDEKGRRQYIYHADFRAHREAEKFDRLTAFAKVLPRLRRQILRDLDRPGLTREKVLATVVYLLDRTLIRIGNETYARTNGSFGLSTLRSRHVCVRGETVRFTFTGKSGKDWSLAVADRRVGQVVKRCQDLPGQHLFQYRDADGVPRTISSEDVNAYLREVAGEPVSAKEFRTWGGSVLCTLALSLAPPADNERHRRRQQASAVRAVAQRLGNTPAVCRASYVHPKVLSAHEAGLLFRRGGRMRHSADLAPRLTAAERTLLAILAGEAEALQRTPRRAARTTLEAGFAATP
- the ligD gene encoding DNA ligase D — translated: MARAGAAGKLAPYRAKRDFAKTAEPSGTKAGKAPKTAQGGVFVVHKHAARRLHYDLRLEHDGVLWSWAVTRGPSLDPDDKRLAVHVEDHPLDYGHFEGTIPKGEYGAGSVIVWDRGTWRPDGDPARGMAKGHLSFALDGAKLKGAWHLVRLKRRPGDAKDNWLLIKVKDGEASDRDILAEEPASVDSGRTIEDIEKGVVPKRPAASPAKARPARSARKTRSAKAAPLAFIPPCLASLRAEPPEGADWVHEVKFDGYRVQALVEGGTARLLTRTGLDWTARFGTTLAKAVAALPYDDAIIDGEIVALDASGVSSFAALQEALSEGKRQDLVLYAFDLLRLDGEDLAAEPLLARKERLHHLIGDSTGGPLRYSEHFEAAGDIMLAHACRMGLEGVISKRADAPYRSGRSGDWLKAKCTRSQEFAILGYLPSTARRDGIGSLVVGFREGGEWRHAGRVGTGYTAAIARDLKRKLDPLKAKHAPFTGKAARDRQVVWVEPVLAAEVEYRTWTADGLLRQAAFKGLREDKPATEIVREVPVAKAGKPKDRSTRAPPSPRIARSSLSLSNPDKVLWPDAGLTKAGLLAHYESVFHRMAPLVLNRPLSLLRAPDGIARHSFFQKNASPGMGEAVHVLKARKSEGLLFVEDIDGIAALVQLGVVEIHTWGSTIDAVETPDQVIFDLDPGEGVGLEAVRRGALAVRDHLAAIGLASFPKLSGGKGFHVTVPLVPKAGWDEVKTFARDFARAMAATEPKAYTATLAKKARRGKIFIDYLRNGRGATAVCAYSTRARTGAPFAAPVSWADVEDGIAPNAFTVGMALPATDPWTGFRDAAQPLKTG